The following proteins are encoded in a genomic region of Planococcus lenghuensis:
- the secDF gene encoding protein translocase subunit SecDF — MKARGRIIVFFLIVAVLFATILTTALPTAKNINLGLDLQGGFEVLYQVTELEDGVEITDDVLADTTTALMRRINVLGVSEPNIQIESGDRIRVQLAGVEDQSQARELLSTEANLSFRDTDDNLLLDGSDLEQGGANATIGQTGTPIVTLELKNPDEFAEITEEISQRPFGENRIVIWLDFEEGVDSYRSEVTSANPEFISAPGVDQRINSTNVQIDGIPTIEEATNLAGILNAGALPVDLEEIYSTSVGAQFGEQALDKTTYAAAIGITLVLLFMLFYYRLPGFIAVITLSVYVYLILVVFELIEGVLTLPGIAAIMLGVGMAVDANIITYERIREELRTGRSVKESFKAGASSSFSAILDANITTLLAAAVLFYFGTSSVKGFATMLIISILSSFITAVWGTRVLLGLWVNSGVLDGKYWLFGLRKSKVHDAKENYSILDLSTKFDRFDFAGNRRKFFAASLALITIGMIVLAIFRLNLGIDFASGTRVEVTADETLTQQEVAATVEEIGYPSDKIVISGDDGSIGVITYVEEFSQEQIEEIRTELATVYGADPNVSTVSPTVGIELAQNALKALAIASIGIIIYVAFRFEWRMGVASIVALLHDAFFIVAAFSLLRLEVDITFIAAVLTIIGYSINDTIVTFDRIRENMRRMKKIDTVEALESIVNKSLRQTLGRSVNTVLTVVLVVIALIFFGAASILNFSIALLIGLIAGTYSSIFIAAQLWLVLKKRELQKSGPIDIEKREKERQWGTDEPVV, encoded by the coding sequence ATGAAAGCAAGAGGCCGGATTATCGTCTTTTTTCTGATTGTTGCGGTACTGTTCGCGACAATTTTGACAACGGCTTTGCCGACTGCCAAAAACATTAATTTAGGACTCGACCTGCAGGGCGGGTTTGAAGTGCTGTATCAAGTGACTGAGCTGGAAGATGGTGTGGAAATCACCGATGACGTGCTCGCCGATACGACGACCGCACTCATGAGACGGATCAACGTGCTCGGCGTCAGTGAGCCGAACATCCAGATCGAGAGCGGTGACCGCATTCGCGTTCAGCTCGCCGGTGTGGAAGATCAGTCGCAGGCGCGGGAGCTGCTGTCGACGGAGGCGAATCTGTCGTTCCGGGACACGGATGACAACCTGCTGCTGGACGGCAGTGATCTCGAACAAGGCGGTGCCAACGCAACAATCGGTCAGACCGGCACGCCGATTGTGACGCTCGAACTGAAAAATCCGGATGAATTCGCCGAGATTACAGAAGAGATTTCACAGCGGCCGTTCGGTGAAAACCGGATCGTCATCTGGCTTGATTTTGAAGAAGGAGTCGATTCCTACCGGTCGGAAGTAACATCCGCCAATCCGGAATTCATTTCAGCTCCTGGCGTGGACCAGCGCATCAATTCGACGAATGTGCAAATTGACGGCATCCCGACAATCGAAGAAGCGACCAACTTGGCGGGTATCCTGAATGCAGGCGCATTGCCGGTTGATCTCGAAGAAATCTATTCGACATCCGTCGGGGCCCAGTTCGGCGAACAGGCGCTTGATAAGACAACATACGCTGCAGCGATCGGCATCACGCTTGTCCTGCTGTTCATGCTTTTCTATTACCGGCTGCCGGGCTTCATCGCCGTCATCACCCTGTCGGTATACGTTTATCTCATCCTCGTGGTTTTTGAATTAATCGAAGGTGTTCTGACGCTCCCTGGTATTGCTGCGATCATGCTCGGGGTCGGGATGGCGGTCGACGCCAACATCATCACCTACGAACGGATCCGGGAAGAACTGCGCACGGGCCGCTCTGTAAAAGAATCGTTTAAAGCGGGCGCAAGTTCATCGTTCTCGGCGATTCTGGATGCGAACATCACGACACTCCTGGCGGCGGCTGTCCTGTTCTATTTCGGGACGAGCTCTGTTAAAGGGTTTGCAACGATGCTCATCATTTCGATTCTGTCGAGCTTTATCACAGCTGTCTGGGGTACACGGGTCCTTCTTGGACTGTGGGTCAACAGCGGCGTGCTCGACGGCAAGTACTGGCTGTTCGGCTTACGTAAGTCGAAAGTGCATGACGCGAAAGAAAATTACAGCATTCTCGATCTCAGCACGAAGTTTGACCGCTTTGATTTTGCCGGCAACCGCCGGAAGTTCTTTGCGGCATCACTCGCGCTCATTACGATCGGCATGATTGTCCTTGCGATTTTCCGCCTCAACCTCGGCATCGATTTTGCCAGCGGAACGCGCGTGGAAGTGACGGCGGACGAAACGCTGACGCAGCAGGAAGTGGCGGCAACGGTCGAGGAAATCGGCTATCCGTCTGATAAAATCGTCATTTCCGGCGATGATGGCTCCATCGGGGTCATCACGTATGTCGAAGAATTCAGTCAGGAACAGATTGAAGAAATCCGGACTGAACTGGCGACGGTTTACGGAGCAGATCCGAATGTGAGCACTGTATCGCCGACGGTCGGCATCGAACTTGCGCAGAATGCGCTTAAAGCCCTTGCCATCGCATCGATCGGCATCATCATCTATGTCGCTTTCCGCTTTGAGTGGCGGATGGGGGTTGCGTCCATCGTGGCGCTCCTGCACGATGCGTTCTTCATTGTGGCGGCGTTCAGCCTGCTGCGGCTGGAAGTGGATATCACGTTCATCGCTGCTGTGCTCACAATCATCGGTTATTCCATTAACGATACGATCGTGACATTCGACCGCATTCGGGAAAACATGCGGCGCATGAAGAAAATCGATACGGTTGAAGCACTGGAGAGCATTGTGAACAAATCGCTCCGCCAGACGCTCGGCCGGTCGGTGAACACCGTACTGACGGTTGTCCTGGTCGTCATCGCCCTCATTTTCTTCGGAGCGGCATCGATCCTGAACTTCTCGATCGCGCTCTTGATCGGTCTGATCGCCGGCACGTACTCGTCAATCTTCATCGCGGCCCAGCTATGGCTCGTGCTGAAGAAACGGGAACTCCAGAAGAGCGGTCCGATCGATATCGAAAAACGGGAAAAAGAACGGCAGTGGGGAACCGACGAGCCGGTTGTATAA
- a CDS encoding glycoside hydrolase family 55 protein: MKLTETHNPLQNEALIDGFYFDLPDRQTILDETAKLYAEVSGGKQPDIKSARPSIRSADFWMRPFWRLSAEPVPPAVPLTAENGFFPAWKEDLDTEYSKFEAGTQQVNVADFGAVGDGKTDSTAAFMKAIGNGGVTVRVPAGVFVVRGITLPDNTRLIGAGKSETIIRLHRDAPKKQRLVANSNSKKGNRRIAVEELTLDWNAERLPTEGRTNTWGTYSSCLTFANVTYGWVKNVGARNAGLHGFDVTSPLYNYAGDGQRAKRGSRYVWIDGASASGFGDDGITTHHSDHILISRSHACNPSGRAHEAGRSNSNGIEIDDGSRDVWLVHNSTSNCVGGIEIKAHSNSSAAADVHIFGHLSVGDNRSFNFRHIGHHRDGDPVSQTAWNIKAQLLVSMGPVPTELYPSSTPRALTVSAYRHVAVNRFCFVGEEHIDYGGEPAASIQFKADYVGLANGWIEGFGTENGIAVPALEKGAKCVLLTNIVETP; this comes from the coding sequence GTGAAGTTAACAGAGACGCATAATCCGCTTCAGAATGAAGCATTGATTGACGGATTTTATTTTGATTTGCCGGACAGGCAGACCATCCTTGATGAAACGGCGAAATTATATGCAGAGGTCAGCGGGGGGAAACAACCGGACATCAAATCGGCGCGTCCGTCCATCCGGTCGGCTGATTTCTGGATGCGGCCTTTTTGGCGGCTGTCTGCAGAACCGGTGCCGCCCGCTGTTCCGCTGACGGCAGAAAATGGTTTCTTTCCTGCGTGGAAAGAAGATCTCGATACGGAATACAGCAAATTTGAAGCCGGCACACAGCAAGTGAATGTTGCGGATTTTGGCGCAGTAGGTGATGGCAAAACCGACAGCACGGCGGCCTTCATGAAAGCGATCGGCAACGGCGGCGTTACGGTCCGTGTGCCGGCGGGTGTATTTGTGGTGCGCGGCATTACGCTGCCGGACAATACGCGGCTTATCGGGGCGGGAAAGTCGGAGACCATCATCCGGCTGCACCGGGACGCGCCCAAAAAGCAGCGGCTCGTGGCAAACAGCAATAGCAAGAAAGGCAATCGCCGCATTGCAGTGGAAGAACTGACGCTCGACTGGAATGCGGAACGGCTGCCGACAGAAGGCCGGACAAACACGTGGGGCACTTACTCAAGCTGTCTGACATTCGCCAATGTGACATACGGCTGGGTTAAAAACGTCGGGGCCCGCAACGCCGGTCTCCACGGGTTTGATGTGACGTCCCCCTTGTACAATTATGCGGGGGACGGCCAGCGGGCCAAAAGAGGGAGCCGTTATGTGTGGATTGACGGTGCGAGCGCCTCAGGTTTCGGGGATGATGGCATCACGACGCATCACAGCGATCACATCCTCATTTCCCGGTCGCATGCATGCAACCCGAGCGGCCGGGCACATGAAGCGGGCCGTTCGAATTCGAACGGCATTGAGATTGACGACGGCTCGCGGGATGTATGGCTCGTCCATAACTCGACTTCGAATTGCGTAGGCGGCATCGAAATCAAAGCGCATTCCAATTCATCCGCAGCGGCGGACGTACATATATTCGGCCATCTATCGGTCGGTGATAACCGGTCATTTAATTTCCGTCACATCGGACATCACCGGGACGGCGATCCGGTATCGCAGACAGCTTGGAACATCAAAGCCCAGCTCCTCGTCTCGATGGGGCCGGTGCCGACAGAACTGTATCCTTCGTCGACACCGCGTGCGCTCACGGTTTCTGCTTACCGGCATGTGGCTGTTAACCGGTTTTGCTTTGTGGGCGAGGAACACATCGACTACGGGGGAGAGCCGGCAGCCTCCATTCAGTTCAAAGCGGATTACGTGGGATTGGCGAATGGCTGGATCGAAGGGTTTGGCACAGAAAATGGAATTGCTGTGCCGGCACTGGAAAAAGGCGCGAAATGTGTCTTATTGACGAATATTGTCGAAACGCCATAG
- a CDS encoding adenine phosphoribosyltransferase: MDLKQYVTIVEDWPKPGIRFKDISTIMDNGTVYKYATDQIVEFAKEVGAEIIVGPEARGFIIGCPVAYALEIGFAPVRKEGKLPREVIREEYGLEYGKDVLTMHKDAIRPGQKVLIVDDLLATGGTVEASAKMVERLGGEVVGCAFLIELTYLDGRDKISQFPIKTLVSY; encoded by the coding sequence ATGGATTTGAAACAATATGTAACCATTGTAGAAGATTGGCCGAAGCCGGGTATCCGCTTCAAGGATATATCAACGATCATGGACAACGGCACCGTTTATAAGTACGCGACGGACCAGATTGTGGAGTTCGCCAAAGAAGTCGGCGCTGAAATCATCGTCGGCCCGGAAGCGCGGGGCTTCATCATCGGATGCCCGGTCGCATATGCCCTTGAAATCGGTTTTGCGCCGGTTCGAAAAGAAGGCAAGCTGCCGCGTGAAGTGATCCGGGAAGAGTACGGACTTGAGTACGGAAAAGACGTTCTGACCATGCATAAAGATGCCATCCGGCCGGGTCAGAAAGTGCTGATCGTCGACGATTTGCTCGCGACCGGCGGCACAGTGGAAGCGTCAGCCAAAATGGTGGAACGCCTTGGCGGTGAAGTGGTCGGCTGTGCCTTCCTCATCGAACTGACCTACTTGGACGGGCGGGACAAGATCAGCCAATTCCCGATCAAAACATTGGTTTCCTACTGA
- the recJ gene encoding single-stranded-DNA-specific exonuclease RecJ codes for MIESKKQWQLSTPDEHKTKQLERELDIPPVLAKILVSRGMDTPEKAHAFMNIDHTSLHDPYLLKDMDKAVTRIREAIDKQEQIIVYGDYDADGVTSTSVMMTVLRDLGADVTFMIPNRFDHGYGPNSELFQLASDSGCTLLITVDNGVSGIEQAKLAKQLGMDLIITDHHDIGEVLPEAHAVIHPRHPDSTYPFGELAGVGVAFKLAHALYGEAPDHLLELAAIGTVADLVPLHGENRYLVREGISRLKTTGRAAIAALCEVAGVGAHEITEETLGFAFGPRINAIGRLQDAGPAVDLLLSADPAEARGLAKQLDMLNKERQSIVAKITEQATAQVHARHPDGAPHVIVVAQEGWNPGVVGIVASRLVELFYRPTIVLSLDPETGKAKGSARSIEGFHLYNELAQNRDILPHFGGHPMAAGMTLAAADVDALRERLNRQGEAVLTDDQLIPAVEIDIPVEPAEISIETLESIRSLAPYGMGFSRPKFYLNGVRAATIRKIGANKNHLKMELEKDGTAIDAIGFSLGHLADELTPEVKVEAIGDLQINEWNGRKKPQLLLEDLRTTEWQLYDIRGVRQVTRWAPLIPETDQLYVVFRNETVEAFQKLVKAPIKQADGLDEADCAAHHLVLLDLPDSEQQLQDVLLRIRPRRVYCHFFTEESHYFGTLPDRDQFKWLFGFLKQRGRFDVRKDGETLAKHKGWSRDSLIFMLQVFFELGFVKMNNGLTEIAETPVKRDLSEAPSYQKRQRQMELEQKLLYASYHDLKEWFNAQLSAREEKVWI; via the coding sequence ATGATTGAATCCAAAAAACAGTGGCAATTGTCCACACCTGATGAACATAAAACTAAACAGCTGGAGCGGGAACTCGATATTCCGCCGGTTCTTGCAAAAATACTCGTTTCCCGCGGCATGGATACGCCTGAAAAAGCCCATGCTTTTATGAATATCGACCATACATCGCTTCACGATCCGTATTTATTGAAAGACATGGATAAAGCGGTCACCCGCATCCGCGAGGCGATCGACAAACAGGAACAGATCATCGTATACGGCGATTATGATGCCGATGGCGTCACGAGCACATCGGTCATGATGACCGTGCTCCGGGACCTCGGAGCGGACGTGACGTTCATGATCCCGAACCGCTTCGATCACGGCTACGGTCCGAACAGTGAACTTTTCCAGTTGGCATCCGACAGCGGCTGCACGCTCTTGATCACCGTCGATAACGGCGTGTCGGGCATCGAACAGGCTAAGCTCGCCAAGCAGCTCGGCATGGATCTCATCATCACCGATCACCACGATATCGGGGAGGTGCTGCCGGAAGCGCATGCTGTCATCCACCCCCGCCATCCGGACTCTACATACCCATTCGGCGAACTGGCCGGCGTCGGCGTCGCCTTCAAATTGGCGCATGCCCTTTACGGCGAAGCGCCTGATCATTTATTGGAACTGGCCGCGATTGGCACCGTGGCGGACCTCGTGCCGCTGCACGGGGAAAACCGCTATCTCGTCCGGGAAGGCATCAGCCGCCTGAAGACGACCGGCCGTGCAGCGATTGCGGCGCTTTGTGAAGTGGCGGGCGTCGGAGCGCATGAAATCACGGAAGAGACGCTCGGCTTCGCTTTCGGTCCCCGCATCAATGCGATCGGCCGGCTCCAGGATGCCGGTCCCGCAGTCGATCTTCTGCTGTCGGCAGACCCGGCGGAAGCGCGGGGGCTTGCCAAGCAACTCGATATGCTCAATAAAGAACGGCAGTCCATTGTCGCGAAAATCACGGAGCAGGCGACAGCCCAAGTGCATGCGAGGCATCCGGACGGCGCGCCGCATGTCATCGTTGTCGCTCAGGAAGGCTGGAATCCCGGTGTCGTCGGCATTGTCGCATCCCGGCTCGTAGAATTGTTCTACCGGCCGACGATCGTCTTGTCGCTTGACCCGGAAACCGGAAAAGCGAAAGGGTCCGCCCGGAGCATCGAAGGCTTTCATCTATACAATGAACTGGCGCAGAACCGGGATATCCTCCCGCATTTCGGTGGCCACCCGATGGCGGCGGGCATGACGCTTGCAGCCGCTGACGTCGATGCGCTGCGGGAGCGGCTCAACCGGCAAGGAGAAGCCGTGCTGACGGACGATCAATTGATTCCGGCAGTGGAGATTGATATTCCGGTGGAACCGGCTGAAATCAGCATTGAGACGCTTGAATCGATTCGGTCGCTCGCCCCGTACGGCATGGGCTTCAGCCGGCCGAAATTTTATCTGAACGGTGTCCGGGCAGCGACGATCCGCAAAATCGGCGCCAATAAGAACCATTTGAAAATGGAACTTGAAAAAGACGGCACGGCGATCGACGCTATCGGATTCAGCCTCGGTCATTTGGCGGATGAGCTGACACCGGAAGTGAAAGTGGAAGCGATCGGCGATCTGCAGATCAACGAATGGAATGGCCGCAAAAAGCCGCAGCTGCTGCTGGAGGACTTGCGGACGACCGAGTGGCAATTATATGACATCCGTGGTGTGCGGCAAGTGACGCGCTGGGCGCCGCTCATTCCTGAAACCGACCAACTGTACGTGGTGTTCCGGAACGAAACGGTGGAAGCATTCCAGAAGCTCGTGAAGGCGCCGATCAAGCAGGCGGACGGACTTGATGAGGCGGATTGTGCTGCCCATCACCTTGTGCTGCTCGATCTGCCGGACAGCGAACAGCAGCTGCAGGATGTGCTGCTGCGCATTCGTCCAAGAAGGGTGTACTGCCATTTCTTCACAGAAGAATCCCATTATTTCGGCACATTGCCGGACCGGGATCAGTTTAAATGGCTGTTCGGCTTCCTGAAGCAGCGGGGCCGGTTCGATGTGCGGAAAGACGGAGAGACGCTCGCAAAGCATAAAGGCTGGAGCCGCGATTCACTCATTTTTATGCTGCAGGTGTTTTTTGAGCTCGGATTTGTTAAAATGAATAATGGACTGACTGAAATCGCGGAAACGCCTGTCAAACGGGATCTTTCAGAAGCACCATCTTATCAGAAACGCCAGCGGCAGATGGAACTTGAACAGAAACTCCTGTATGCGTCGTATCATGACCTGAAGGAATGGTTCAATGCCCAGCTGTCAGCCAGGGAGGAAAAAGTATGGATTTGA
- the yajC gene encoding preprotein translocase subunit YajC, which produces METLFALAPLLLMFVLMWALIIRPAQKRQKTTAKMQSDLQRGDRVVTVGGLHGSVDALDDTTVYLTVADGTRMQFERQAIARVVDK; this is translated from the coding sequence ATGGAAACACTTTTTGCATTAGCACCGCTTCTGCTCATGTTCGTCCTCATGTGGGCACTCATCATCCGCCCGGCACAGAAGCGACAGAAAACGACAGCGAAAATGCAGTCGGACCTGCAGCGCGGCGATCGCGTGGTTACGGTCGGAGGATTGCATGGCTCGGTCGACGCACTGGATGACACAACTGTCTATCTCACAGTTGCAGACGGCACACGCATGCAATTCGAACGTCAGGCAATTGCACGCGTCGTGGACAAATAA
- the tgt gene encoding tRNA guanosine(34) transglycosylase Tgt produces MTAIRYEHVKTCKQTGARLGIVHTPHGSFETPTFMPVGTQATVKTMSPEELKEMNAGIILSNTYHLWVRPGNDIIREAGGLHKFMNWDRPILTDSGGFQVFSLSDLRDIKEEGVHFRNHLNGDKLFLSPEKAMEIQNDLGSDIMMAFDECPPYPADYDYMKSSVERTSRWAERCLEAHKRPQDQGLFGIVQGGEYEELRKQSARDLVSLDFPGYAIGGLSVGEPKDVMNRVLDFTTPLLPADKPRYLMGVGSADSLIDGAIRGVDMFDCVLPTRIARNGTLMTSEGRMNIKKAQYKTDFRPIDEHCDCYTCRNYTRAYVNHLIRAEETFGLRLTSYHNLRFLIHLMEQVRQAIREDRLGDFREAFFEAYGFNKPNAKNF; encoded by the coding sequence ATGACAGCAATCCGCTATGAGCACGTTAAAACGTGCAAGCAGACCGGCGCGCGTCTGGGCATTGTCCATACGCCGCATGGTTCATTTGAAACGCCGACATTCATGCCGGTCGGCACCCAGGCGACCGTGAAAACGATGTCGCCGGAAGAACTCAAAGAAATGAATGCCGGCATCATCTTAAGCAACACATATCACCTGTGGGTCCGGCCCGGCAATGACATCATCCGCGAAGCGGGCGGTCTGCATAAATTCATGAATTGGGACCGGCCGATTCTGACTGATTCCGGCGGATTCCAGGTGTTTTCACTGAGCGACCTCCGCGACATCAAAGAAGAAGGCGTTCATTTCCGCAACCATTTGAATGGTGATAAATTATTCCTAAGCCCGGAAAAGGCGATGGAAATTCAAAATGATCTCGGATCGGACATCATGATGGCGTTTGATGAATGTCCGCCGTATCCAGCCGATTATGATTACATGAAATCAAGTGTCGAGCGCACGAGCCGCTGGGCGGAACGTTGCCTTGAAGCGCATAAACGCCCACAGGACCAGGGGTTGTTCGGCATTGTGCAGGGCGGAGAGTACGAAGAATTGCGCAAACAGAGCGCGCGGGATCTCGTCTCACTTGATTTTCCGGGTTACGCGATCGGCGGTCTGTCTGTCGGGGAGCCGAAAGATGTCATGAACCGGGTGCTCGACTTTACGACGCCATTGCTGCCGGCGGATAAGCCGCGCTACCTCATGGGCGTCGGATCTGCGGATTCCCTCATCGACGGAGCAATCCGCGGCGTCGACATGTTCGACTGCGTGCTGCCGACCCGCATTGCGCGAAACGGCACGCTCATGACGAGTGAAGGGCGCATGAACATCAAAAAAGCGCAATATAAGACGGATTTCCGGCCGATTGATGAGCACTGCGATTGTTACACGTGCCGCAATTATACCCGGGCGTACGTAAATCACCTGATCCGGGCTGAGGAAACGTTCGGACTTCGGTTAACTAGTTACCATAACCTGCGTTTTCTGATACACTTAATGGAGCAAGTACGCCAGGCGATCCGCGAAGACCGTCTCGGCGACTTCCGCGAAGCGTTTTTCGAGGCATACGGCTTCAATAAACCCAACGCGAAAAATTTCTGA
- a CDS encoding LapA family protein, with product MKVQWFLIISLLFAIIIAVFAVNNVDAVPVNYVFGEAQWPLILIILLSAFAGALISGSFALFRSYRLSREVKSLKKEMAEKESKIASQQNEISAYKRSSNEPGKPDERDELIVVTDEKNPT from the coding sequence ATGAAAGTGCAATGGTTTCTGATTATCAGTTTATTGTTTGCAATTATCATCGCCGTTTTTGCGGTTAATAATGTGGACGCTGTGCCGGTCAATTACGTATTTGGCGAAGCCCAGTGGCCGCTCATCCTGATCATTCTGCTTTCAGCATTCGCGGGGGCGCTTATCAGCGGCAGCTTCGCATTGTTCCGCAGCTACAGGCTGAGCCGCGAAGTGAAGTCGCTGAAAAAGGAAATGGCTGAAAAAGAGTCGAAGATCGCTTCCCAGCAAAATGAAATCAGTGCATACAAGCGCTCATCCAATGAACCAGGCAAACCGGATGAACGGGACGAGCTGATTGTGGTCACCGACGAAAAAAATCCGACGTGA
- a CDS encoding post-transcriptional regulator, with product MPQQPQHYTLLLPVLEAKCTEMRLLESGRLTPEQLWAYCVQNIWRKKNIDGLALHEKVRDILNVRLSGYMEFRQLEGFKRDNWFSETAADDWKELLKSPAKGEKRFDTH from the coding sequence ATGCCTCAACAACCGCAACACTATACACTCTTGCTCCCGGTACTTGAAGCCAAATGTACGGAAATGCGTTTATTGGAATCCGGCCGGCTGACGCCGGAACAATTATGGGCGTATTGCGTCCAGAATATATGGCGAAAAAAGAACATTGACGGGTTGGCGCTGCATGAAAAAGTGCGGGATATCCTGAATGTCCGTTTATCTGGTTATATGGAATTCCGCCAGCTGGAAGGATTCAAGCGGGATAATTGGTTTTCGGAGACCGCTGCAGACGACTGGAAGGAATTGCTGAAGTCACCGGCAAAAGGCGAAAAGCGGTTTGACACGCACTAG